From a region of the Methylocystis hirsuta genome:
- a CDS encoding low molecular weight phosphatase family protein, with amino-acid sequence MSNVARPQSILFACTLNTVRSPMAEAIARYYFGRETYFASAGLKRGALDPFAIAAMDEIGVDISAHKPHTFEDLEDSNFDLIVTLSPEAHHKALEFTRTMAVDVVYWPTPDATAAQGSREAILDAYRDVRERLTGRIKDLLGHGPPLSG; translated from the coding sequence GTGAGCAACGTGGCGCGCCCCCAATCCATTCTCTTCGCCTGCACGCTGAACACTGTCCGATCGCCGATGGCGGAGGCGATCGCGCGGTATTATTTCGGCCGCGAAACCTATTTCGCTTCCGCTGGTCTGAAGCGCGGGGCCCTTGACCCTTTCGCCATCGCGGCAATGGACGAGATCGGCGTCGACATTTCAGCACATAAGCCGCACACGTTCGAAGATCTCGAAGATTCGAATTTCGATCTGATCGTGACGCTGTCCCCCGAGGCGCATCACAAGGCGCTGGAGTTTACGCGCACGATGGCCGTCGACGTCGTCTATTGGCCGACGCCCGACGCGACCGCCGCGCAGGGCTCGCGCGAGGCCATTCTCGACGCCTATCGCGACGTGCGCGAGCGGCTGACGGGGCGGATCAAGGATCTGCTCGGACACGGGCCGCCGCTGAGCGGATGA
- a CDS encoding UPF0262 family protein → MESNESKRLISVTLDENSIGRGSADQEHERAIAIYDLIEENSFALIGHHGGPYELLISLVDAKLVFKICDAEGVCLVTHILSLTPFRRILKDYFMICESYYAAIRHATPSRIEAIDMGRRGLHNEGAQLLLERLKGKIDTDQDTARRIFTLITALHWKG, encoded by the coding sequence GTGGAGTCAAACGAGTCGAAGCGGCTGATCTCCGTCACGCTCGACGAAAACTCGATCGGCCGCGGCTCGGCGGATCAGGAGCATGAGCGCGCCATCGCGATCTACGATCTTATCGAGGAAAACAGTTTCGCGCTGATTGGCCATCATGGCGGACCTTATGAGCTGCTGATTTCGCTCGTCGACGCCAAACTCGTTTTTAAGATTTGCGACGCGGAGGGCGTCTGCCTCGTCACGCACATTCTCTCGCTGACGCCGTTCAGGCGCATTCTCAAAGATTATTTCATGATCTGCGAAAGCTATTACGCGGCGATCCGCCATGCGACCCCAAGCAGGATCGAGGCGATCGACATGGGGCGTCGCGGCCTCCATAACGAAGGCGCGCAGCTTCTCCTCGAACGCTTGAAAGGCAAGATCGACACGGATCAGGATACGGCGCGCCGTATCTTCACGCTGATCACGGCGCTGCACTGGAAGGGCTGA
- the hisD gene encoding histidinol dehydrogenase yields the protein MTLRLDAAAPDFEQRFASLLAMKREASQDVDDTVRGIIEDVVARGDAALVDYSKRFDRVDLEATGIAVSREEVAAAEAKCSAEQLAALDLALDRITAFHERQKPQNLRFRDAAGVELGWRWTPLDSVGLYVPGGTAAYPSSVLMNVVPAKVAGVKRIVMVVPTPGGHVEPLVLAAAKRSGIDEIYRVGGAQAVAALAYGTKTIAPVVKIVGPGNAWVAAAKRRVFGQVGIDMIAGPSEVLILADASANPDWIAADLLAQAEHDESAQSILITDDASLADSVVAAVERHLSTLSRKEIAGASWRDYGATILVKTLSDALPLADRIAAEHLEIISEDAEDLAARVSNAGAIFIGGYTPEAVGDYVGGSNHVLPTARSARFSSGLSVLDFVKRTSILKCDADSLRAIGAAAVTLGEAEGLQAHARSVSIRLNQLEA from the coding sequence ATGACCTTGCGTTTGGACGCCGCGGCGCCCGATTTCGAACAGCGTTTCGCGTCGCTGCTCGCCATGAAGCGTGAGGCGTCGCAGGATGTCGACGACACCGTGCGCGGCATCATCGAGGACGTCGTCGCCCGCGGCGACGCGGCGCTTGTCGACTATTCCAAGCGCTTCGACCGCGTCGACCTTGAGGCGACCGGCATCGCCGTCTCCCGCGAGGAGGTCGCGGCGGCGGAAGCCAAATGTTCCGCCGAGCAGCTCGCGGCGCTCGATCTCGCGCTCGATCGCATCACCGCCTTCCACGAGCGGCAGAAGCCCCAAAATCTGCGCTTTCGGGACGCGGCCGGCGTCGAACTCGGCTGGCGCTGGACCCCGCTCGACTCGGTGGGGCTCTATGTGCCCGGCGGCACCGCCGCCTATCCGTCTTCCGTGCTGATGAATGTCGTTCCGGCGAAGGTCGCCGGCGTAAAGCGCATCGTCATGGTGGTTCCGACGCCTGGCGGCCATGTGGAGCCGCTGGTGCTCGCCGCCGCCAAACGCTCCGGCATTGACGAGATCTATCGCGTCGGCGGCGCGCAGGCCGTGGCGGCGCTGGCCTATGGCACGAAGACGATTGCGCCCGTCGTCAAGATCGTCGGGCCGGGCAACGCCTGGGTGGCGGCGGCGAAACGCCGGGTCTTCGGCCAGGTCGGCATCGACATGATCGCCGGCCCCTCCGAAGTGCTGATCCTCGCCGACGCGAGCGCCAATCCCGACTGGATCGCGGCCGACCTGCTTGCGCAGGCCGAGCATGACGAATCGGCTCAGTCGATTCTCATCACCGACGACGCCTCGCTCGCCGACTCGGTCGTCGCCGCCGTCGAACGGCATCTCTCGACGCTTTCGCGCAAGGAGATCGCCGGCGCCTCCTGGCGCGACTATGGCGCGACGATCCTCGTGAAGACGCTGTCCGACGCGCTTCCGCTCGCCGACCGCATCGCCGCCGAACATCTTGAGATCATCAGCGAAGACGCCGAGGACCTCGCCGCGCGCGTTTCCAACGCCGGCGCCATCTTCATCGGCGGCTATACGCCGGAAGCCGTCGGCGATTATGTCGGCGGCTCGAACCATGTGCTGCCGACGGCGCGCTCGGCGCGCTTTTCGTCGGGTCTGAGCGTGCTCGATTTCGTCAAGCGCACGTCGATCCTGAAATGCGACGCGGACTCGCTGCGCGCCATCGGCGCCGCCGCGGTCACCCTCGGCGAGGCCGAAGGCTTGCAGGCCCATGCGCGTTCGGTGTCGATCCGCCTCAATCAGCTCGAGGCGTGA
- a CDS encoding DUF2948 family protein, whose translation MEPPNRPCELALRLHALDSEDLSLLSAHVQDALVRVGDIAFLADKRRFALVGSRFDWAAELDGRLERCRCGLHFEGVQRVRCQRICRDQPDAVLELLAVTFEPDPEPPSGVIRLYFAGGASIALDVECVEAQLCDVGPRWKVAARPNHDFSGELDEHAPRGP comes from the coding sequence ATGGAACCACCCAATCGGCCTTGTGAGCTCGCCCTGCGCCTGCACGCGCTCGACAGCGAAGATCTTTCGCTGCTCTCGGCGCATGTGCAGGACGCCCTGGTGCGCGTCGGCGACATCGCCTTTCTCGCCGACAAGCGCCGGTTCGCCCTGGTTGGGTCGCGTTTCGACTGGGCCGCTGAACTTGACGGGCGGCTGGAGCGCTGCCGCTGCGGCCTCCATTTCGAGGGCGTGCAGCGCGTGCGCTGCCAGCGTATCTGCCGCGACCAGCCCGACGCCGTCCTCGAACTTCTGGCGGTCACCTTCGAGCCCGACCCCGAACCGCCGTCGGGAGTCATCCGGCTCTATTTCGCCGGCGGCGCGTCGATCGCGCTCGACGTCGAATGCGTCGAGGCGCAACTTTGCGACGTGGGACCGCGCTGGAAGGTCGCCGCCCGGCCGAACCATGATTTCAGCGGCGAACTTGACGAGCACGCTCCCCGAGGGCCATGA
- a CDS encoding ABC transporter permease, which translates to MGSVELNHVMDEIIPRGDLGTQALTPAGQSARGGDDAAAALELVSETAAAIREFEKQSAQAVARAHAAANALKEKLERAETRSERAEAALRQAEAEVEDLAAAIVQTHSDLEMLQSQTAAKEAELAASEQRMKDAECRAENADAAIQRIMDAIRTQLPV; encoded by the coding sequence ATGGGCTCGGTCGAGCTGAATCACGTCATGGACGAAATTATTCCCAGGGGGGATTTAGGAACACAGGCGTTAACGCCGGCGGGCCAGTCTGCGCGCGGCGGCGATGACGCCGCCGCCGCGCTGGAGCTGGTGTCGGAGACAGCGGCGGCGATCAGAGAATTCGAGAAGCAGTCGGCTCAAGCGGTGGCGCGCGCTCACGCCGCCGCCAATGCGCTGAAGGAAAAGTTGGAACGCGCTGAGACCCGCTCCGAGCGCGCCGAGGCGGCGCTCCGCCAAGCCGAGGCCGAAGTCGAAGACCTCGCCGCCGCCATTGTGCAGACGCACAGTGATCTTGAGATGCTGCAATCACAAACTGCCGCCAAGGAAGCAGAGTTGGCGGCATCCGAACAGCGCATGAAAGATGCCGAATGTCGCGCGGAGAACGCCGATGCTGCTATTCAAAGAATCATGGACGCGATCCGCACCCAGCTTCCGGTATAA
- a CDS encoding CDC48 family AAA ATPase, with product MSDEAPDNGEKLRLTVVEARRDDIGRGIVRIDPETLRKIGASPGDVLEIEGRAKTVAKAMPTFKDQRGQQVIQLDGVGRTNAGVALGQKALIKKVSHAVARRVVVAPLGAGALHEDEIEHTARRLDGLAVRTGDRVRIALFGGNHRDFNVMRTEPDGPVMIHPDTLLAVEGARGGEQKRAASEAEDIVTYDDLGGMEREVAKIREMIELPLSHPEIFERLGMTPPKGVLLHGLPGCGKTLLARAVAHESNAAFIYVSGPEIIQKFYGESEAQLRKIFDDARRRAPCIIFFDEIDSLAPKRERVEGEVEKRVVAQLLASMDGLKSRGDVIVMAATNRLNSIDPALRRPGRFDREIAIGIPNEHARREILEIYARGMPLAEGIDLADLAETTHGFTGADLNALCREAAMAALRRQLPELSLDSGPVPYEALMAMDVKMSDFTEGLSEVTPSGLREVSVEVPNVRWEDVGGLEPIKATLREAIAWPLSQPLLFEKIGLQPPRGILLYGPPGNGKTLLVKALSSQSNLNFISVKGPELLSKYVGESEQGVRELFARARHAAPCIIFLDEVDALAPKRGFDGRSPVTDRVVSQLLTELDGVEALGNVWVIAATNRLDMIDDALLRPGRLDFHLEVTRPDREARAAILGVHLRKRPLDERIDLAALADLTEGMSAAEIRFLCDRAALNAIRRIFPTTHGGVVDIGSLLIEQRDFDDALAAEAGASERPSQPKAVVM from the coding sequence ATGTCCGACGAAGCACCCGACAATGGCGAGAAGTTGCGGCTGACGGTCGTCGAGGCGCGGCGCGACGACATAGGACGCGGGATCGTCCGGATCGATCCCGAAACTCTGCGGAAGATCGGCGCTTCGCCTGGCGACGTGCTGGAGATCGAAGGTCGCGCGAAGACCGTCGCGAAGGCGATGCCGACCTTTAAGGATCAAAGGGGGCAACAGGTCATTCAGCTCGACGGCGTCGGCCGCACCAATGCAGGCGTGGCGCTTGGCCAGAAGGCTCTGATCAAAAAGGTTTCTCATGCCGTCGCTCGGCGCGTGGTCGTGGCTCCGTTGGGCGCCGGCGCCTTGCATGAGGACGAAATCGAACACACGGCGCGCCGCCTCGACGGGCTCGCCGTCAGAACCGGCGACCGTGTGCGAATCGCCTTGTTCGGAGGAAATCATCGAGATTTTAATGTGATGCGGACAGAACCCGACGGGCCGGTCATGATCCATCCCGACACCCTGCTCGCGGTCGAAGGCGCCCGTGGCGGCGAGCAGAAACGAGCGGCTTCCGAGGCCGAGGACATCGTCACCTATGACGATCTCGGCGGAATGGAGCGTGAAGTCGCGAAGATTCGCGAAATGATCGAGCTGCCGCTGTCGCATCCGGAGATTTTCGAGCGTCTGGGCATGACGCCGCCGAAAGGGGTCCTGCTGCATGGGCTGCCCGGCTGCGGCAAGACACTGCTCGCGCGCGCGGTGGCGCATGAGTCCAATGCTGCGTTCATCTACGTCAGCGGACCCGAGATCATTCAGAAATTCTATGGCGAGAGCGAAGCTCAATTACGTAAGATTTTCGACGATGCGCGGCGGCGCGCGCCCTGCATCATCTTCTTCGACGAGATCGACTCGCTCGCTCCCAAGCGCGAACGCGTCGAAGGCGAGGTCGAAAAGCGCGTCGTCGCACAGCTTCTTGCCTCGATGGACGGCCTCAAGAGCCGTGGCGACGTGATCGTGATGGCGGCGACCAACCGTTTAAACAGCATCGATCCGGCCTTGCGGCGCCCCGGTCGTTTCGACCGCGAGATCGCCATCGGCATCCCCAACGAGCATGCTCGGCGGGAGATATTGGAGATCTATGCGCGCGGCATGCCGCTCGCCGAAGGCATTGACCTCGCTGACCTGGCGGAGACGACACATGGATTCACCGGCGCTGATCTGAACGCGCTTTGCCGCGAGGCCGCCATGGCGGCGCTGCGTCGCCAACTTCCAGAGCTGTCGCTCGACTCGGGGCCGGTTCCCTATGAGGCGCTGATGGCTATGGACGTCAAAATGTCGGACTTCACAGAGGGGCTGAGCGAGGTGACGCCGTCGGGGCTACGCGAAGTCTCCGTCGAAGTGCCAAACGTGCGATGGGAGGACGTGGGCGGCCTCGAGCCGATCAAGGCCACCCTGCGGGAAGCGATCGCTTGGCCATTGAGCCAACCGCTGTTGTTTGAAAAAATCGGGCTGCAGCCGCCGCGCGGGATCTTGCTCTATGGCCCGCCAGGAAATGGCAAGACGCTTCTGGTGAAGGCATTGTCCTCCCAGAGCAATCTCAACTTCATTTCGGTAAAGGGCCCAGAGCTCTTGTCGAAATATGTCGGCGAATCCGAGCAGGGCGTGCGCGAGCTCTTCGCGCGGGCGCGCCATGCGGCGCCATGCATCATCTTCCTGGATGAAGTCGACGCCCTGGCGCCGAAGCGGGGCTTCGACGGCCGCTCGCCGGTAACCGATCGGGTCGTGAGCCAATTGTTGACTGAACTCGACGGCGTTGAAGCGCTGGGGAACGTCTGGGTGATCGCCGCCACGAACCGGCTGGATATGATCGACGATGCGCTCCTACGTCCAGGTCGGCTCGACTTTCACCTTGAGGTGACGCGGCCGGATCGCGAAGCGCGCGCCGCGATTCTGGGGGTCCATCTGCGCAAGAGACCCTTGGACGAGCGGATCGATCTCGCGGCCTTAGCCGACCTGACGGAGGGAATGTCCGCCGCCGAGATTCGCTTCCTTTGCGATCGCGCCGCCTTGAACGCGATCCGCCGCATCTTTCCCACAACGCACGGAGGAGTGGTCGACATTGGCTCGCTGCTCATCGAACAACGCGACTTCGATGACGCGCTCGCAGCGGAGGCCGGCGCTTCGGAACGGCCGTCGCAGCCGAAGGCAGTTGTTATGTAG
- a CDS encoding Hsp20/alpha crystallin family protein, giving the protein MSKKDPSDKDDVTGAAGFEKIARGLSDLFNVLADFDQLPRRGRHEKDGRVMEYSFGTRTLGEAAAEKRASEERPTRSETPPQRAAKRSSLEVLEPVTDIFDEPGEMVLLFELPGVERKDVRCVLDGDILLLEAKAGERLYRKETLIEEKLAAGSPHLNLRNGVLEVRLNKQT; this is encoded by the coding sequence ATGAGTAAGAAAGACCCGAGTGATAAGGATGACGTCACGGGCGCCGCAGGCTTCGAAAAGATAGCGCGCGGGCTTTCCGACCTTTTCAATGTGCTCGCCGATTTCGACCAGCTTCCACGCCGCGGCCGGCACGAGAAGGATGGGCGGGTGATGGAATATTCCTTCGGAACGCGCACGCTAGGCGAAGCGGCGGCGGAGAAGCGGGCCTCGGAGGAGAGGCCGACGCGCTCGGAAACGCCGCCGCAAAGAGCGGCCAAGCGAAGCTCGCTCGAGGTCCTCGAGCCCGTCACGGACATATTCGACGAACCGGGCGAAATGGTGCTGCTCTTTGAATTGCCTGGCGTCGAACGCAAAGATGTTCGCTGTGTCCTCGATGGCGATATCCTGCTGCTCGAGGCGAAGGCGGGCGAAAGACTTTACCGCAAGGAAACGCTCATTGAAGAAAAACTCGCCGCGGGTTCGCCACATCTCAATCTGCGCAACGGCGTTCTCGAGGTTCGGTTGAACAAGCAAACGTAG
- a CDS encoding gas vesicle protein, which produces MTHSVESTNLADLLERILDKGVVVAGDISIKLVEVELLTIQLRLVICSVDKARELGLDWWNHTGRPDRLASERNAALEAMDERLGRIEQALGAVVAAPFERGSTAHE; this is translated from the coding sequence ATGACGCATTCTGTCGAGAGCACGAACCTCGCCGATTTGCTCGAGCGCATCCTCGACAAAGGGGTCGTCGTCGCCGGCGATATATCGATCAAGCTCGTCGAGGTCGAACTGTTGACGATTCAACTGCGCCTGGTGATCTGCTCGGTCGATAAGGCGCGCGAACTCGGCCTCGATTGGTGGAACCATACTGGACGTCCAGACCGCCTGGCGTCCGAGCGCAATGCGGCGCTGGAGGCGATGGATGAACGATTGGGACGGATCGAGCAGGCGCTAGGCGCCGTCGTCGCGGCGCCATTCGAACGCGGGAGTACGGCTCATGAGTAA
- a CDS encoding gas vesicle protein K: protein MPTAMPVPDSGPSNAAPPYRDHLSLADALDRILQRGVSVQGNLTIGLADVDLLFLDLRLLLGSVDAIWPDGAPPVPAVCPRTPPSPPSPPSPPPPSPASSETPAARPEIGSRDVALGRVDGGPPIALNDRRSADGSSPAQGLVRLVLTLVKLLHEVLERQAVRRMEAGRLTDAQIDNVGMALIAQAEEILRLQRQFGFSDRDISLDLGVPDGAL from the coding sequence ATGCCCACGGCGATGCCAGTTCCTGACTCTGGCCCGTCCAACGCGGCGCCGCCATATCGCGATCATTTGTCGCTGGCGGATGCGCTCGATCGAATCCTCCAACGCGGCGTGTCGGTGCAAGGCAACCTGACCATCGGGCTGGCGGACGTCGACCTGTTGTTCCTCGATCTGCGACTGTTGTTGGGCTCGGTTGACGCGATCTGGCCAGATGGCGCTCCGCCCGTCCCCGCGGTCTGTCCGCGGACGCCCCCGTCGCCCCCATCGCCCCCATCGCCCCCGCCCCCGTCGCCTGCGTCGTCGGAGACACCCGCCGCTCGGCCCGAGATCGGATCGCGCGACGTCGCGCTCGGGAGAGTCGATGGCGGCCCGCCGATCGCCCTGAACGACCGCCGAAGCGCGGACGGGTCATCGCCGGCGCAAGGCCTCGTCCGACTCGTGCTCACCCTCGTGAAATTGCTTCATGAGGTGCTCGAACGGCAGGCCGTGCGGCGTATGGAGGCAGGGCGGCTCACGGACGCGCAAATCGACAATGTCGGAATGGCGCTCATCGCTCAAGCCGAGGAAATCTTGCGCTTGCAGCGGCAGTTCGGCTTTTCCGACCGGGATATCTCCCTCGATCTCGGCGTTCCCGACGGCGCGCTATGA
- a CDS encoding gas vesicle protein GvpG, which produces MIIIDSLLAAPLRGLMFVLEKIDEAVQKEIEAEEQAVMADLSALHRALDSGAMTEAEFDVREKKLLDRLDRLHSEGGSDAHGDASS; this is translated from the coding sequence ATGATCATCATCGACAGCCTGTTGGCGGCGCCGCTACGCGGTCTAATGTTCGTTCTCGAGAAGATCGATGAGGCTGTCCAGAAGGAGATCGAGGCGGAGGAGCAGGCGGTCATGGCTGATCTATCGGCGCTCCACCGCGCGCTCGACAGCGGAGCAATGACAGAAGCGGAATTCGACGTGCGCGAAAAGAAATTGCTGGACCGGCTCGATCGTCTGCATTCGGAGGGTGGAAGCGATGCCCACGGCGATGCCAGTTCCTGA
- a CDS encoding GvpL/GvpF family gas vesicle protein, translated as MGLYVYAVGRSDDGELPPLRGVFDRPAYRLDVGSLYAVVSECPVGAVRAERRNIAATQRVLAALNANFDLLPMAFGTITKSKDDLRLFLDEHHETLTAQLQRISGAIEMSLRLSLEVPDPIAYVVERTPALKAARERTFHSRRAPSYDDRIRLGQMVDEALRQYRDARTSQVMAVVGASCAELIALPVRGEKEIANLAALVSRSDLDRFEAAVHESAAQTDEDIAFNIGGPWLPHNFVQFDPSDR; from the coding sequence ATGGGCCTTTACGTCTATGCGGTCGGCAGATCCGACGATGGCGAATTGCCGCCGCTGCGCGGCGTCTTCGACCGGCCCGCCTATCGGCTCGATGTGGGCTCCCTTTACGCAGTCGTGAGCGAGTGCCCCGTCGGCGCGGTGCGCGCCGAACGCCGTAATATCGCCGCGACGCAACGTGTGCTCGCCGCTCTCAACGCGAATTTCGATCTTTTGCCGATGGCGTTTGGCACCATAACGAAATCGAAAGACGATCTCCGGCTTTTCCTCGATGAGCATCACGAGACTCTTACAGCGCAGCTGCAACGCATCTCTGGCGCAATTGAAATGAGTCTGCGTTTGAGCCTTGAGGTTCCCGATCCGATCGCCTATGTCGTCGAACGCACGCCGGCGCTGAAGGCGGCGCGGGAACGAACTTTTCACAGCCGCCGAGCGCCCTCGTACGACGACAGAATCCGCCTTGGCCAGATGGTCGACGAGGCGCTGCGTCAGTACCGCGATGCGCGAACCTCGCAGGTCATGGCGGTGGTCGGAGCGTCCTGCGCCGAACTCATCGCATTGCCGGTTCGCGGCGAGAAGGAGATTGCGAACCTTGCGGCGCTCGTGTCTCGCTCCGATCTCGATCGGTTCGAAGCGGCTGTCCATGAATCGGCGGCGCAGACTGACGAAGACATCGCCTTCAATATCGGCGGTCCATGGCTGCCGCATAATTTCGTGCAGTTCGATCCAAGCGACCGATAG
- the gvpN gene encoding gas vesicle protein GvpN — protein MSAVAAFPSRDPIADESSGDDHGSIALGPSNAFVTSPAVQEITERALAYLEAGYAVHFSGPAGTGKTTLAFHVAAQLGRPAILLHGDHEFGSSDLIGRESGYHKSRVVDNYIASVVKLEEEGRALWIDNRITTACRLGHSIIYDEFNRSKPEANNPFLSILSEGVLNVPGLHGRGEGYVNVHPRFRAIFTSNPAEYAGVYRTQDALLDRMITLPLDHYDRETEIAITASKSGLDMARAARVVDLVRLCRSEGADPHHPTLRASIAIARVLAARGGEASLRNSVFVWSSRDILSQSSKPGKSEGAISSAFVDFLLRRLESVGDAAPLN, from the coding sequence ATGAGCGCTGTCGCCGCCTTTCCAAGCCGTGATCCGATCGCCGATGAATCTTCTGGCGACGATCATGGCTCCATCGCTCTGGGCCCCAGCAATGCATTCGTGACCTCCCCGGCCGTCCAGGAGATCACCGAACGGGCCCTCGCTTATCTCGAAGCGGGCTATGCCGTTCATTTCTCTGGGCCGGCCGGCACAGGGAAGACGACTCTCGCTTTCCATGTCGCCGCGCAGCTTGGTCGACCGGCCATCTTGCTTCATGGCGATCACGAGTTCGGTAGCTCCGACCTGATCGGGCGCGAGAGCGGCTATCACAAGTCGCGCGTCGTGGATAACTACATCGCGTCCGTCGTCAAGCTCGAAGAGGAAGGGCGCGCACTCTGGATCGACAACCGCATCACGACGGCTTGCCGGCTCGGCCATTCGATCATTTACGACGAATTCAACCGCAGCAAGCCGGAAGCCAACAACCCCTTCCTGAGCATCTTGTCGGAAGGCGTCCTCAATGTTCCTGGCTTACATGGTCGAGGCGAAGGTTACGTCAACGTCCATCCTCGGTTTCGAGCTATATTTACCTCGAACCCTGCCGAGTATGCGGGCGTTTACCGTACCCAGGACGCGCTGTTGGATCGTATGATCACGCTCCCTCTCGACCATTATGACCGCGAGACAGAGATCGCCATCACGGCCAGTAAATCCGGCCTTGATATGGCTCGCGCCGCGCGGGTGGTCGATTTGGTGAGGCTGTGCCGCTCGGAAGGCGCGGATCCTCATCATCCAACTCTGCGGGCCTCGATCGCCATTGCACGGGTGCTCGCCGCGCGTGGCGGCGAAGCGAGCTTGCGCAACTCCGTCTTTGTTTGGTCGAGCCGAGACATCCTCAGCCAGTCGTCGAAGCCTGGAAAGAGCGAAGGCGCGATCTCGTCTGCTTTCGTCGATTTTCTTCTCCGGCGGTTGGAAAGCGTGGGCGACGCTGCGCCGCTCAATTAG
- the gvpA gene encoding gas vesicle structural protein GvpA, protein MARVQKSTDSSSLAEVVDRILDKGIVIDAWVKVSLVGIELITIEARVVVASVETYLKYAEAVGLTASAAAPA, encoded by the coding sequence ATGGCACGCGTACAAAAGTCCACTGACTCGTCGAGCCTCGCCGAAGTCGTCGATCGGATCCTCGACAAAGGCATCGTCATCGATGCGTGGGTCAAGGTTTCGCTTGTGGGAATTGAGCTGATCACGATCGAAGCTCGCGTCGTGGTGGCCTCCGTCGAGACCTACCTCAAATACGCCGAAGCGGTCGGCCTAACAGCCTCCGCCGCAGCGCCCGCGTAA
- a CDS encoding response regulator, producing MTAFVTPTVPEKVLVVDDDQDMCWILEVALTGLGCAVTTVCSAQEAIASVALHAFPIAFVDARLPDMDGLRLIEELHSLRPAMRIIMISGYYFEDDIRILEAVQASAIDGFLAKPFQIDAIVAAVTGTSNGKHRP from the coding sequence TTGACGGCGTTCGTGACTCCAACCGTGCCTGAAAAGGTCCTTGTCGTCGATGACGACCAAGACATGTGCTGGATTCTCGAGGTCGCGCTAACCGGTTTGGGTTGCGCTGTGACAACCGTCTGCTCGGCGCAAGAGGCTATCGCGTCGGTTGCACTCCATGCCTTTCCGATCGCCTTTGTCGACGCCCGGCTGCCGGATATGGATGGCCTGCGTCTAATCGAGGAACTGCATAGTTTACGGCCGGCAATGCGAATAATCATGATCTCCGGTTATTATTTCGAAGACGACATACGCATATTGGAAGCTGTGCAGGCGTCTGCGATCGACGGTTTCCTCGCCAAGCCGTTTCAGATCGACGCGATCGTGGCGGCGGTCACGGGAACGAGCAACGGGAAACATCGCCCCTGA